One window from the genome of Variovorax sp. PAMC26660 encodes:
- a CDS encoding DUF2635 domain-containing protein, which yields MYVKAAPGMKCRDPDLKDLLPDEGRDVPDTDYWQRRLRDGDVVPAEPPAAASEPAPVPEQAALTAPVAPKAEKAAKPDTATSTS from the coding sequence ATGTATGTGAAAGCCGCGCCCGGCATGAAGTGCCGCGACCCTGATCTGAAAGACCTCCTTCCCGATGAAGGGCGCGATGTGCCCGACACCGACTACTGGCAGCGCCGGCTGCGCGACGGCGACGTTGTGCCGGCAGAGCCGCCTGCAGCAGCGTCCGAGCCCGCCCCGGTACCGGAACAAGCCGCGCTGACCGCGCCCGTGGCGCCGAAGGCCGAAAAGGCCGCCAAGCCCGACACGGCCACCAGCACCAGCTGA
- a CDS encoding phage tail sheath subtilisin-like domain-containing protein produces MTLPFQNLPANIRVPLFYAEVDNSMANSATLNQRALIIGQKTAAGTGVANVPVISQGVSDAAQVGGPGSMLHLMTAKYRENDNFGEVWYLPLADDPAATAATGTLAVTAAPTANGTLYLYIAGVRVAIPVLSTQTTAAIATAIAAAVTATPNLPVTAAAATSTVTFTAINKGPCGNDIDLRVNYQGTAGGEALPVGMTYTITAMASGATAPSLTTGLLNLLDKPFDFIVCPYTDTTSLDALKALLGDQVGRWSWASQIYGHVFAAYRGTLGALTTFGTGRNDQHASVMGFNDSPTPTWLWASAFAAQVAVSVRADPGRPVQTLALLGILPPPLQSRFQLTDRNTLLYDGISTFTVADDGTVAIENAITTYQKNSFGQPDNSYLEIETMFTLMFVLRFLRTRITSKFPRMKLAADGTRFAAGSAIVTPNIIKMDQIAAYQELEYAGLVQRSDLFAQNLIVQQNAQNPNRVDVLWPGTLIAQLRIFALLAQFRLQ; encoded by the coding sequence ATGACGCTTCCCTTCCAGAATCTCCCGGCCAACATCCGTGTGCCCCTCTTCTATGCAGAGGTGGACAACTCGATGGCCAACAGTGCGACGCTCAACCAGCGCGCGCTGATCATCGGCCAGAAGACGGCGGCGGGCACCGGCGTGGCCAACGTGCCAGTCATCTCGCAAGGCGTCTCCGACGCCGCGCAAGTGGGCGGCCCCGGCTCGATGCTTCACCTGATGACGGCGAAGTACCGCGAGAACGACAACTTCGGCGAGGTCTGGTATCTGCCGCTGGCCGACGACCCGGCCGCCACCGCTGCCACCGGCACGCTGGCCGTGACGGCCGCGCCCACGGCCAATGGCACGCTGTACCTCTACATCGCCGGCGTGCGCGTCGCGATTCCTGTGCTGTCCACTCAGACGACCGCCGCCATCGCTACCGCCATCGCCGCGGCTGTCACGGCCACGCCGAATCTGCCGGTCACAGCGGCCGCCGCGACCAGCACGGTGACCTTCACCGCGATCAACAAGGGGCCGTGCGGCAACGACATCGACCTGCGCGTGAACTACCAGGGCACTGCCGGCGGCGAGGCCCTTCCCGTGGGCATGACGTACACGATCACGGCGATGGCCAGCGGCGCCACCGCGCCGAGCCTGACCACTGGCCTGCTCAACCTGCTGGACAAGCCGTTCGACTTCATCGTGTGCCCGTACACCGACACCACCAGCCTCGACGCGCTGAAGGCGCTGCTGGGCGACCAGGTGGGCCGCTGGAGCTGGGCAAGCCAGATCTACGGCCACGTGTTCGCCGCATACCGTGGCACCCTGGGTGCGCTCACCACATTCGGCACCGGCCGCAATGACCAGCATGCTTCGGTGATGGGCTTCAACGACAGTCCGACGCCCACCTGGCTGTGGGCCTCCGCCTTCGCGGCGCAGGTCGCGGTCAGCGTGCGCGCCGACCCGGGGCGCCCGGTGCAGACGCTGGCGCTGCTGGGCATCTTGCCGCCGCCGCTGCAGTCGCGCTTCCAGCTCACCGACCGCAACACGCTGCTGTACGACGGCATCTCAACCTTCACGGTGGCCGACGACGGCACGGTCGCAATCGAGAACGCGATCACGACCTACCAGAAGAACAGCTTCGGGCAGCCCGACAACAGCTACCTCGAGATCGAGACGATGTTCACGCTCATGTTCGTGCTGCGCTTCCTGCGCACGCGCATCACGAGCAAGTTCCCGCGCATGAAATTGGCCGCCGACGGGACGCGCTTTGCCGCGGGCTCGGCCATCGTGACGCCCAACATCATCAAGATGGACCAGATAGCGGCGTACCAGGAACTGGAGTACGCCGGCCTGGTGCAGCGCAGCGACTTGTTCGCGCAAAACCTGATCGTTCAGCAGAACGCCCAGAACCCCAACCGCGTCGACGTGCTATGGCCCGGCACGCTGATCGCCCAGTTGCGCATCTTCGCGCTGCTCGCCCAGTTCCGCCTGCAGTAA
- a CDS encoding phage GP46 family protein: MSDTTTVWVPALGRGDWVLQGADLQTGDDLITAVLISLFTDRIANEDDEIPDGTSDPRGWWADAGERYPIGSRLWLLSREKQTNDTATRARDYIVESLQWLIDDGVVARFDVDVAWVAQSNLGAQIVANRVDGTTVAMNFASVWQGIN; encoded by the coding sequence ATGAGCGATACCACCACTGTCTGGGTGCCTGCGCTCGGGCGCGGCGACTGGGTGCTGCAGGGGGCAGACCTGCAGACTGGCGACGACCTGATCACGGCCGTGCTCATCAGTCTGTTCACCGACCGCATCGCGAACGAGGACGACGAGATCCCTGACGGCACCAGCGACCCGCGCGGCTGGTGGGCCGACGCCGGCGAGCGCTACCCCATCGGCTCGCGCCTGTGGCTGCTCTCGCGTGAGAAACAAACGAACGACACCGCCACGCGGGCCCGGGACTACATCGTCGAGTCGCTGCAGTGGCTGATCGACGACGGCGTGGTCGCGCGGTTCGACGTCGACGTGGCTTGGGTTGCGCAGAGCAATCTCGGCGCCCAGATCGTTGCCAACCGAGTCGACGGTACCACCGTCGCAATGAACTTCGCCTCTGTCTGGCAAGGAATCAACTGA
- a CDS encoding phage tail assembly protein — translation MEQDEITITLRKPVKLGDMTYEKLELREPTAGELEKASSATTNMGVVINLIQLVAKVPRKVVEGLCQRDLKEAGDFLEAFSEGDQTTGETSSQT, via the coding sequence ATGGAACAAGACGAAATCACTATCACCCTTCGCAAGCCCGTCAAGCTGGGCGACATGACCTACGAGAAGCTGGAGCTTCGCGAGCCCACAGCGGGCGAGCTGGAGAAGGCGTCCAGCGCCACGACCAATATGGGCGTGGTGATCAATCTCATCCAGCTCGTCGCCAAGGTGCCGCGCAAGGTCGTCGAAGGGCTCTGCCAGCGGGACCTGAAGGAGGCTGGCGATTTTTTGGAAGCCTTCAGCGAGGGCGACCAGACCACTGGCGAGACCTCCTCGCAGACCTGA
- a CDS encoding major capsid protein, with protein sequence MAAEIIDIFNGDAFSALALTQGVQRNPYQPSGLGALNIFDPNPIRTTAVSVEERTGTLKLIGFSQRGAEGTQRTTEKRKMRYFDVPRLMHDDTIHTYELQNIREFPEGPTGQIVTVPMQLEREVARRLAGPTGLLNNIEYTKEYLRLAAVQGMVLDPKDGSVLYNWFDEFQQLQATEVAFNLSANVEFTLRPICNTIKRTMARKAQGAFTQQTRVYALCGDTFYDQFMTHKDVVKTFVNFEDARMIRDAAFGDAFSAFNFDNITWVNYRGSDDNSTVKIADDKVKFFPVNAPGIFQEVMAPGESAEFINQPGQPVYVLPIPDRDRRMWWKMEAYAYPLFLCTRPEVLLSGRAGS encoded by the coding sequence ATGGCAGCCGAAATCATCGACATCTTCAACGGCGACGCGTTCAGCGCGCTGGCCCTGACGCAAGGCGTTCAACGCAACCCGTACCAGCCCTCGGGCCTGGGCGCGCTGAACATCTTCGATCCGAACCCGATCCGCACTACCGCAGTCTCGGTCGAAGAGCGTACCGGCACGCTGAAGCTCATCGGCTTCAGCCAGCGCGGCGCCGAGGGCACGCAGCGCACGACCGAGAAGCGCAAGATGCGCTACTTCGACGTGCCGCGGCTGATGCACGACGACACGATCCACACTTACGAACTGCAGAACATTCGCGAGTTTCCGGAAGGCCCTACCGGCCAGATCGTGACCGTGCCGATGCAGCTCGAGCGCGAAGTGGCGCGCCGTCTGGCTGGCCCCACGGGCCTGCTGAACAACATCGAGTACACGAAGGAATACCTGCGTCTGGCTGCGGTGCAGGGCATGGTGCTGGACCCGAAGGACGGGTCGGTCCTGTACAACTGGTTCGATGAGTTTCAGCAGTTGCAGGCAACCGAAGTCGCGTTCAACCTGTCGGCCAACGTCGAGTTCACGCTGCGTCCGATCTGCAACACGATCAAGCGCACGATGGCCCGCAAGGCGCAGGGGGCGTTCACCCAGCAGACGCGCGTTTACGCGCTGTGCGGCGACACCTTCTACGACCAGTTCATGACCCACAAGGACGTCGTGAAGACGTTCGTGAACTTCGAAGACGCGCGGATGATTCGCGATGCTGCTTTCGGAGACGCCTTCAGCGCGTTCAACTTCGACAACATCACCTGGGTGAACTACCGCGGCTCGGACGACAACAGTACCGTGAAGATCGCCGACGACAAGGTGAAGTTCTTCCCGGTGAATGCTCCTGGCATCTTCCAAGAAGTCATGGCCCCGGGAGAATCTGCGGAGTTCATCAACCAGCCGGGCCAACCGGTGTACGTGCTGCCGATCCCCGACCGGGACCGCCGCATGTGGTGGAAGATGGAGGCGTACGCTTACCCGCTGTTCCTCTGCACCCGTCCCGAGGTGCTGCTCTCCGGTCGCGCGGGCAGCTGA
- a CDS encoding phage tail tape measure protein, which translates to MANVFAITISAVDRATATVRKINNSFSQLTRPVNQLRNSIKALGRELGIDKMAKSLGNVARRARDAASQVAKIGAPILALIGGGSLVGIAALAVQWARLGSEVARTSRTIGVSAGELQSYRGVANALGVSSEEMTSGFKTLGDTLQDALYGRNQDALAVLNKLGISIHKTSSGAVDSVQAFRDLSVAISNIKSPQVQGLVARTFGVEALLPILREGPVAIAKYQARVAELGAVMGPEQIRRAESFGLALNYLSLAGQGLRNTIGDALIPAFQPLVEWLTEVISANRELIHQEVGKWARDFADWVKSIDFKELWAGLQKTIKSIRDFVDSIGGWKVAAIGVALVMAGPLLLSITSIALSLTNLAVSTVPLAIKGLALLGTSLGGAGAQAGLLTAALRGVGAAGAVAFAGVAGWETGTWINNQLEKRGISIGSKIYDWVHPEEGRQHLSQVGTAKTVVDFFKGKGWSNEQAIGIAANLKKESNFDTAAVGDGGKAVGIAQWHDDRQRKFMKWAGKNIRTATLEEQMGFVNYELTQGGEKTAGDALKKATTEQQAASIVSRQYERPANADGEAAGRAKSATEMKQQLEIHLKGLPPGTTATARDNSGKNVPVNVATSMAVP; encoded by the coding sequence ATGGCCAACGTCTTTGCGATCACCATTTCTGCGGTCGACCGGGCCACGGCCACGGTGCGCAAGATCAACAATTCGTTCTCGCAGCTGACGCGGCCGGTGAACCAGTTGCGGAACTCCATCAAGGCACTGGGGCGTGAACTCGGCATCGACAAGATGGCGAAGTCCCTGGGCAACGTCGCGCGGCGCGCCAGGGACGCTGCCTCGCAGGTCGCGAAGATCGGCGCACCCATCCTGGCGCTGATCGGCGGCGGCTCGCTGGTGGGTATCGCGGCGTTGGCTGTGCAATGGGCGCGGCTCGGATCGGAGGTGGCGCGAACGTCGCGCACGATAGGCGTGTCGGCCGGCGAGCTGCAGTCCTACCGCGGCGTCGCCAATGCGCTCGGGGTGTCAAGCGAGGAAATGACCAGCGGCTTCAAGACGTTGGGCGACACCCTGCAGGATGCGCTCTATGGTCGTAACCAGGATGCATTGGCCGTGCTGAACAAGCTGGGCATCAGCATCCACAAGACCTCGTCCGGCGCGGTCGACTCCGTGCAGGCATTTCGCGACCTGTCGGTGGCGATCTCGAACATCAAGAGTCCTCAGGTGCAGGGCCTCGTCGCGCGCACATTCGGTGTGGAAGCGTTGCTGCCGATACTGCGAGAAGGCCCTGTGGCAATCGCAAAGTACCAGGCAAGGGTCGCGGAACTGGGCGCGGTGATGGGCCCCGAGCAGATCCGCCGGGCCGAGAGCTTCGGCCTTGCGTTGAACTACCTCAGCCTCGCCGGCCAGGGACTGCGGAACACCATCGGTGATGCGCTGATCCCGGCCTTTCAGCCGCTCGTAGAGTGGCTAACCGAGGTCATTTCTGCGAATCGGGAACTCATCCACCAGGAAGTCGGCAAGTGGGCGCGCGACTTTGCCGACTGGGTCAAAAGCATCGACTTCAAAGAGTTGTGGGCAGGTCTGCAGAAGACGATCAAGAGCATTCGCGATTTCGTCGATTCCATCGGCGGGTGGAAGGTTGCGGCCATCGGCGTGGCGCTCGTGATGGCCGGGCCGCTGCTGCTCAGCATCACGAGCATCGCACTGAGCTTGACCAACCTCGCCGTCTCGACGGTGCCGCTTGCCATCAAGGGCTTGGCGTTGCTCGGCACATCCCTCGGAGGTGCAGGCGCACAGGCCGGCCTACTCACTGCGGCCTTGCGTGGCGTGGGGGCTGCGGGGGCGGTGGCGTTCGCCGGCGTGGCTGGGTGGGAGACCGGCACCTGGATCAACAATCAGCTCGAAAAGCGCGGCATCTCGATCGGCAGCAAGATCTACGACTGGGTGCACCCGGAGGAAGGCCGACAGCATCTGTCGCAGGTGGGCACAGCCAAGACGGTCGTGGATTTCTTCAAGGGGAAGGGCTGGTCGAACGAACAGGCGATCGGTATTGCTGCGAACCTGAAGAAGGAAAGCAACTTCGACACCGCGGCCGTCGGCGATGGTGGCAAGGCCGTGGGCATCGCTCAGTGGCACGACGACCGGCAGCGCAAGTTCATGAAGTGGGCGGGCAAGAACATCCGCACGGCCACGCTCGAGGAGCAGATGGGCTTCGTGAACTACGAACTGACTCAGGGCGGCGAGAAGACCGCCGGCGACGCGCTGAAGAAGGCGACCACCGAACAGCAGGCTGCATCCATCGTGTCCCGGCAGTACGAGCGGCCGGCGAACGCTGACGGCGAGGCCGCTGGGCGTGCGAAGTCCGCAACCGAGATGAAGCAGCAGTTGGAAATCCACCTGAAGGGGCTGCCGCCCGGCACTACGGCCACCGCGCGTGACAACAGCGGCAAGAACGTCCCCGTGAATGTCGCAACCAGCATGGCGGTTCCATGA
- a CDS encoding phage baseplate assembly protein V, protein MNEEIKKLWRRVQLVVSRGRITTTDDSGAVQKVQIQIGELETRDTTPRVAEYGFTSNPLPGCHGVVIFVGGDRSNGVIIGTNDQTARLKNLKPGEVAIYDDQGQSIWLKRTGIEVDGAGLPMLFHNTPSITFKVGNFVRFETPRVETTQLLQSMQLTTGGVSGGVGLPIAAMTNGTINFNNVASNYQSCTTTYVGSTITSDGHIIDHRETHSGVQTGPNNTGQSV, encoded by the coding sequence TTGAACGAAGAGATCAAGAAGCTGTGGCGGCGCGTGCAGCTGGTGGTCAGTCGCGGCCGCATCACGACCACTGACGACAGCGGAGCGGTGCAGAAGGTGCAGATCCAGATCGGAGAGCTCGAAACGCGCGACACCACGCCGCGCGTCGCTGAATACGGCTTCACGTCGAACCCGCTGCCCGGATGCCACGGCGTGGTGATCTTCGTGGGCGGCGATCGGTCGAACGGCGTGATCATTGGCACGAACGACCAGACCGCGCGCCTGAAGAATCTAAAACCGGGCGAGGTAGCGATCTACGACGACCAGGGACAGTCGATTTGGCTCAAGCGCACTGGCATTGAAGTCGACGGGGCAGGGTTGCCCATGCTCTTCCACAACACGCCATCGATCACGTTCAAGGTCGGCAACTTCGTGCGCTTTGAGACGCCGCGGGTTGAGACCACGCAGTTGCTGCAGTCGATGCAGTTGACGACAGGCGGCGTATCCGGCGGCGTTGGTCTTCCCATCGCCGCGATGACCAACGGGACGATCAATTTCAACAACGTTGCTTCCAACTACCAGAGCTGCACCACAACTTACGTCGGCAGCACGATCACATCGGACGGCCACATCATCGACCACCGCGAGACGCACAGCGGAGTCCAGACTGGTCCCAACAACACTGGGCAGAGCGTATGA
- a CDS encoding phage tail tube protein, with protein sequence MANDTNRLAGTAYLSVDGTTYMVAGAFEYSPAKVTRETLTGMDGVHGYSEKPKAGHISATLRDSGGLSVASINAMTNVTVVAELANGKTIVGRNMWTVEDQTAKAEDATIEVKWEGLSVTEQ encoded by the coding sequence ATGGCAAATGACACCAACCGCCTGGCTGGGACGGCCTACCTCTCTGTCGATGGCACCACCTACATGGTGGCCGGCGCGTTCGAGTACTCCCCGGCCAAGGTCACGCGCGAAACGCTGACGGGCATGGATGGCGTGCACGGCTACAGCGAAAAGCCCAAGGCCGGACACATCTCTGCAACGTTGCGCGACAGCGGCGGCCTGAGCGTGGCAAGCATCAATGCCATGACGAATGTCACGGTGGTCGCCGAGCTCGCCAACGGCAAAACCATCGTCGGCCGAAACATGTGGACCGTCGAAGACCAGACGGCCAAAGCCGAAGACGCAACTATCGAAGTCAAGTGGGAAGGCCTTTCCGTTACGGAGCAATAA
- a CDS encoding phage baseplate assembly protein has translation MEDLTLTVGGRELTGWTEVRVTRGIERCPSDFEIGMTELYPGQAEAFVVQPGDACTVKLGDDLVLTGHIDRANYSISPGQHAVTIVGRSNCADLVDCSAEWPGGQISGADALGIAQKLAQPYGITVSAPGSKGVQVAQFNLMIGETAFEIIERVCRYGALLAYDQPDGNLLLAQAAKVVAASGFTEGENVQFASMSFSSDQRFSDYQCFMQSMDVLGDIGEGGNLLATAKDPGMLRHRLRMIISESPGGGLDFAQKRVTWEANRRIGRSAQLHVVTDGWRDGAGALWTPNTLVPLSLPTLKCGSEDEKAVWLITEVAYRRDNAGTKCGLTVMRPEAFLPLPIIQLPTFADIPVNPGIGWGNEVRN, from the coding sequence ATGGAAGATCTGACCCTAACTGTCGGCGGCCGTGAGCTGACCGGCTGGACCGAAGTGCGCGTGACGCGCGGCATTGAGCGCTGTCCCTCGGACTTCGAGATCGGCATGACCGAGCTGTATCCGGGCCAGGCCGAGGCTTTCGTTGTGCAGCCGGGCGATGCCTGCACGGTGAAACTAGGCGACGACCTGGTGCTGACAGGGCACATCGACCGCGCGAACTATTCAATCTCTCCAGGCCAACATGCCGTGACCATCGTGGGCCGCAGCAACTGTGCCGACCTGGTGGACTGCTCGGCGGAATGGCCCGGCGGCCAGATCAGCGGGGCCGACGCACTCGGGATCGCGCAGAAGTTGGCGCAGCCCTACGGCATCACCGTTTCGGCGCCTGGCAGCAAGGGCGTGCAGGTCGCGCAGTTCAACCTGATGATCGGCGAGACGGCCTTCGAGATCATCGAGCGCGTGTGCCGCTACGGTGCCCTGCTGGCATATGACCAGCCAGATGGCAACTTGTTGCTGGCCCAAGCCGCGAAGGTCGTGGCCGCCAGCGGCTTCACCGAGGGCGAGAACGTGCAGTTCGCATCCATGTCCTTCTCCAGCGATCAGCGCTTTTCCGACTATCAGTGCTTCATGCAAAGCATGGACGTGCTGGGCGACATCGGGGAGGGCGGCAATCTCCTGGCCACAGCAAAGGACCCCGGAATGCTGCGGCACCGGCTGCGCATGATCATTTCCGAGTCGCCCGGCGGCGGTCTGGACTTCGCGCAGAAGCGCGTGACGTGGGAGGCCAACCGCCGCATTGGCCGTTCCGCGCAGCTGCACGTGGTGACCGATGGCTGGCGCGACGGTGCTGGTGCGCTGTGGACCCCCAACACGCTGGTGCCTTTGTCGTTGCCAACCCTGAAGTGCGGAAGCGAAGACGAAAAGGCGGTTTGGCTGATCACTGAGGTGGCCTATCGCCGCGACAACGCGGGCACGAAGTGCGGGCTGACCGTCATGCGGCCCGAGGCGTTCCTGCCGCTTCCCATCATCCAACTGCCGACCTTCGCAGACATCCCTGTGAATCCCGGCATCGGCTGGGGCAATGAGGTGCGAAATTGA
- a CDS encoding YmfQ family protein produces MSAPQYSAADYLAALQSLMPRGRVWPRDGDATLTKLLAGLTPVYARQNARSNQLLVDAFPASTLELLPEWEETLGLPDPCAGLSPSVAQRRAQVVARLIAVGGQSAPYYIAYALALGYVITIKNFLPARVGMLRAGDPLRGPAWAHAWQVNAPLNTVQRMQVGTGRAGDALAVWGNAVLECALREVMPAHTVLIFSYT; encoded by the coding sequence ATGAGCGCACCGCAATACAGCGCCGCAGACTATCTGGCGGCGCTTCAGTCGTTGATGCCGCGTGGCCGAGTCTGGCCGCGCGATGGCGACGCGACGCTGACAAAGCTGCTGGCAGGCCTGACGCCGGTCTACGCGCGCCAGAACGCGCGATCGAACCAGTTGCTGGTCGACGCCTTCCCCGCTTCAACACTCGAACTGTTGCCTGAGTGGGAAGAAACGCTCGGCCTGCCGGATCCGTGCGCGGGCCTGTCCCCGAGCGTGGCGCAACGTCGTGCGCAGGTCGTGGCCAGGCTGATCGCCGTGGGCGGCCAGTCGGCGCCGTATTACATCGCCTACGCGCTTGCTTTGGGCTACGTCATCACGATCAAGAACTTCTTGCCTGCTCGGGTCGGAATGCTCCGGGCCGGCGATCCGCTGCGTGGCCCTGCATGGGCGCACGCCTGGCAGGTCAATGCGCCGCTGAACACGGTGCAACGCATGCAAGTCGGCACTGGCCGCGCTGGTGATGCGCTTGCTGTGTGGGGCAACGCAGTTCTTGAATGCGCTCTGCGCGAGGTGATGCCCGCACATACCGTTCTGATTTTTTCCTACACCTGA
- a CDS encoding baseplate J/gp47 family protein, with protein MPYSRPKLSELKNLVARDIESSLPGADALLRFSNIGATGNAQANLSHLHYGYLDWIAQQAVPWTATGEFLEAWAGLKGVIRKATAQASGSASFPGVIGTVLPAGTSIVRGDGLTYTSNADATVDGTGFVTVVATAVSDPAGLVGANGNAAVGVVLTLGASIPGIQSGGVAATAFTGGADVEQDDSLRTRMLAAYQKPPQGGSADDYVKWATAVPGVTRAWCKPRGFGDGTVVVYTMFDQAEAAFGGFPQGTNGTATGEDRAAHATGDQLAVANAIFPLQPVTALVYSCAATAFPVNFTITGLTSASLVTRALIAAAIDGVFYLEGTPTGGTVALSLIESAIAAISGTKGFVITVPSGNIATALGFLPVRGTVTYP; from the coding sequence ATGCCGTACTCCCGACCAAAGCTCAGCGAGCTGAAGAACCTGGTGGCGCGCGACATTGAGTCGTCGCTACCAGGCGCTGACGCATTGCTGCGGTTCTCCAACATCGGCGCCACGGGCAACGCCCAAGCCAACCTCTCACACTTGCATTATGGCTATCTCGACTGGATCGCGCAGCAGGCAGTGCCGTGGACTGCAACCGGTGAATTCCTCGAAGCGTGGGCCGGCCTGAAGGGCGTGATTCGCAAGGCAACGGCGCAAGCCAGTGGCAGCGCATCGTTTCCCGGCGTGATTGGGACTGTGCTGCCGGCCGGCACTTCGATCGTCCGCGGCGACGGCCTCACTTACACGTCGAACGCCGACGCCACGGTCGACGGTACCGGTTTCGTGACCGTGGTGGCGACCGCAGTTTCGGACCCCGCGGGCCTCGTGGGCGCCAACGGCAATGCGGCGGTCGGTGTAGTCCTCACGCTGGGCGCATCCATCCCTGGCATCCAATCTGGCGGCGTTGCTGCCACTGCGTTCACCGGGGGCGCGGACGTTGAGCAAGACGACAGCTTGCGCACACGCATGCTCGCGGCCTACCAGAAGCCTCCGCAAGGGGGCAGCGCAGACGACTATGTGAAATGGGCGACGGCTGTGCCCGGCGTGACACGCGCGTGGTGCAAGCCGCGCGGCTTCGGTGATGGCACCGTCGTGGTCTACACGATGTTCGACCAGGCCGAAGCGGCGTTCGGCGGCTTCCCGCAGGGAACCAACGGCACGGCCACCGGCGAGGACCGCGCGGCGCACGCGACGGGTGATCAGCTTGCAGTAGCCAATGCGATCTTTCCGCTGCAGCCGGTCACGGCGCTTGTTTATTCGTGTGCCGCGACCGCGTTCCCGGTCAACTTCACCATCACCGGCCTGACTTCTGCGAGCTTGGTGACGAGGGCGCTGATCGCGGCGGCCATCGACGGCGTCTTCTACCTGGAGGGCACTCCGACCGGCGGGACCGTTGCGCTGTCGCTGATCGAGTCGGCCATCGCTGCGATCTCCGGCACCAAGGGTTTCGTCATCACCGTGCCCTCCGGCAACATCGCGACCGCCCTGGGCTTTCTGCCGGTGCGCGGGACCGTCACCTACCCCTGA
- a CDS encoding DNA circularization N-terminal domain-containing protein, whose protein sequence is MSISSKVNTALGAVSQVQGLLGAASSISGLFAGNGLNGSAFDAGWRNRLQPASFGGVPFGVFGGQIRVGRRNAVHEYPFKDQVWVEDMGRAARRITLRGFLVENARYGGGDVIAQRERLIAACEAPGKKTLVHPTLGALNVALIDSAMDERWDNGRVFEISLSFIEEGERSFPSVLSDTRAEVKSLADLADAAVGGDFASSVSGALAQGASVVGQAVSTASTWANTALNLANDATNLMHMVNSLPGANGRYFGGRTRGIGNLSGQLSSLSTIPSLIAAGTVARSHVASAVSALTTAAQEIAS, encoded by the coding sequence ATGAGCATCTCCAGCAAAGTCAACACCGCGCTGGGAGCGGTATCGCAGGTGCAGGGACTGCTTGGCGCAGCATCGAGCATCTCGGGCCTGTTCGCCGGCAATGGTCTGAACGGTTCGGCATTTGATGCGGGCTGGCGCAACCGCCTGCAACCGGCATCGTTCGGTGGCGTACCCTTCGGAGTGTTCGGCGGCCAGATCCGTGTGGGTCGGCGCAACGCGGTGCACGAGTACCCGTTCAAGGATCAGGTCTGGGTCGAGGACATGGGGCGTGCCGCACGCCGTATCACCCTGCGCGGCTTCCTTGTCGAGAACGCGCGCTACGGTGGGGGCGACGTCATTGCCCAGCGCGAGCGCCTGATCGCTGCCTGCGAGGCGCCGGGCAAGAAGACCTTGGTGCACCCGACACTCGGCGCGCTCAATGTGGCCCTGATCGATTCGGCGATGGACGAGCGCTGGGACAACGGCCGAGTGTTCGAGATCTCGCTCTCGTTCATCGAAGAGGGCGAGCGTTCCTTTCCTTCCGTCCTCTCAGACACCCGCGCAGAGGTCAAGTCCCTTGCCGACCTCGCGGATGCCGCAGTCGGCGGTGACTTTGCATCGTCGGTGTCTGGAGCACTGGCGCAAGGTGCGTCCGTGGTGGGGCAGGCCGTCAGCACCGCCAGCACCTGGGCCAACACTGCGCTCAATCTCGCGAACGACGCGACAAACCTCATGCATATGGTCAACTCTTTGCCAGGTGCGAACGGGCGTTACTTCGGCGGCCGCACTCGCGGTATTGGCAATCTGAGCGGTCAACTGTCGAGCCTCTCGACCATACCCTCGCTGATCGCCGCTGGAACTGTGGCGCGATCGCACGTCGCAAGTGCTGTGTCGGCGCTGACGACTGCGGCGCAGGAGATCGCCTCGTGA
- a CDS encoding head decoration protein, protein MGNPTVTPLAEQWHDGGFLVSQANGHRSVDQAVLAAGAKVYAGTIVGKITASGKYVQCVSTASDGSQVPAGILFGTKDATLADKPCVVVRRDCEVNTTELIWDASFNAGAITTGLATLAGLGIIGR, encoded by the coding sequence ATGGGCAATCCCACTGTTACCCCCCTCGCCGAGCAATGGCACGACGGCGGATTTCTCGTCTCGCAGGCGAACGGTCACCGCTCTGTCGACCAGGCTGTGCTCGCTGCCGGCGCGAAGGTCTATGCCGGCACCATCGTCGGCAAGATCACCGCCTCGGGCAAGTATGTGCAGTGCGTGAGCACTGCCAGCGATGGCTCGCAGGTGCCTGCGGGCATTCTGTTCGGCACCAAGGACGCGACGCTGGCCGACAAGCCGTGCGTGGTTGTGCGCCGTGACTGCGAAGTCAACACCACCGAGCTGATCTGGGACGCGTCGTTCAACGCCGGCGCCATCACGACCGGTCTCGCCACCCTGGCCGGCCTGGGCATCATCGGCCGCTGA